One genomic region from Rhizomicrobium palustre encodes:
- a CDS encoding F0F1 ATP synthase subunit epsilon, which yields MADKISFDLVSPEQLLLSDAADMVTIPGSDGDMGVMAGHAPLITTLRPGIIKVAGATGGEDSYFVAGGFAEVNAEKITVLAEEAVPVKGLDIEARLTLANEAVTAARSDADKAKAQEIVDALAALRSVH from the coding sequence ATGGCCGATAAAATCTCTTTTGACCTCGTCTCTCCCGAACAGCTTCTGTTGTCCGATGCCGCCGATATGGTGACCATTCCGGGCTCGGATGGCGATATGGGCGTGATGGCTGGCCATGCTCCGCTGATCACCACCCTGCGCCCCGGCATCATCAAAGTGGCAGGCGCGACGGGCGGCGAAGACAGCTACTTCGTGGCTGGCGGCTTTGCCGAAGTGAATGCCGAGAAAATTACGGTGCTGGCTGAGGAAGCCGTGCCGGTGAAAGGCCTCGACATCGAGGCGCGGCTTACGCTCGCCAATGAAGCCGTTACGGCGGCCAGGAGCGATGCCGACAAAGCCAAAGCGCAAGAAATTGTAGATGCGCTCGCGGCGCTGCGCTCGGTGCACTAA
- a CDS encoding ferritin-like domain-containing protein, whose product MVQGPVYKAGWNPDDIAWEKFDPSKAESWMIDAIKSAALVEYNAPDYVSYLKRIFPDPDFHPVIEQWGREESQHGKVLGRWAEMADPNFKLEEAFERFRAGYRPEHFDTEDTTSVRGSRKGEMIARCVVESGTSSYYTAIKEATAEPVLQEIAGRIAADEYRHYRLFYETEKTQQGEADLPFWKKLLIAIGRITESDDDEIAFSHYCATVPAAEMVAKPYDRRAYSKRIFEITVRVYRKKHIHKLTQMVAKAVGADPQGKLVQLAGGAIWRMLRMRAGLAGVHHQMAS is encoded by the coding sequence ATGGTGCAAGGACCGGTTTACAAGGCGGGCTGGAACCCGGACGACATCGCGTGGGAAAAATTCGATCCGTCCAAGGCTGAATCCTGGATGATCGACGCGATCAAATCCGCGGCTCTGGTGGAATATAACGCCCCCGATTACGTCTCCTATTTGAAGCGCATTTTTCCCGATCCCGACTTTCATCCCGTGATCGAACAATGGGGCCGCGAGGAAAGTCAGCACGGCAAAGTGTTGGGGCGCTGGGCCGAGATGGCTGATCCGAATTTCAAACTCGAAGAAGCCTTCGAACGCTTTCGCGCCGGGTATCGGCCAGAGCATTTCGATACCGAAGACACTACCTCCGTGCGCGGCTCGCGAAAGGGCGAGATGATTGCCCGCTGCGTCGTGGAAAGCGGCACGTCCTCCTATTACACCGCAATCAAGGAGGCTACCGCCGAGCCGGTCTTGCAGGAGATCGCGGGCCGCATCGCCGCCGACGAATATCGCCACTACCGCCTCTTCTATGAAACCGAGAAGACGCAACAAGGCGAAGCCGATCTGCCGTTCTGGAAAAAGCTCTTGATTGCCATCGGACGCATCACTGAATCCGACGATGACGAGATCGCCTTCTCGCATTACTGCGCCACGGTTCCGGCCGCCGAAATGGTAGCCAAGCCTTACGATCGCAGAGCCTATTCAAAGCGGATTTTCGAGATCACCGTGCGCGTCTATCGCAAGAAGCACATCCACAAGCTCACCCAGATGGTGGCCAAGGCTGTTGGCGCCGATCCGCAAGGAAAGCTGGTGCAGCTCGCGGGCGGGGCCATCTGGCGGATGCTGCGCATGCGCGCAGGGCTTGCCGGCGTCCATCATCAAATGGCGTCGTAG
- a CDS encoding succinate dehydrogenase iron-sulfur subunit, whose product MVQFTLPKGSKPEQGKTWEGPKEPNGKKAKRTKEFKIYRYDPATDANPRIDTYTVDLDSCGPMVLDALIKIKNETDPTLTFRRSCREGVCGSCAMNIDGGNTLACTKAITDVSGPVKVYPLPHQPVLKDLVPDLTHFYAQHASIKPYLQTKTAEPEAEWKQSPEERAKLDGLYECILCASCSTACPSYWWNSDRYLGPAALLQSYRWIADSRDEMTPERLDDLEDPFRLYRCHTIMNCANTCPKGLNPAEAIGNIKRMLVKRGV is encoded by the coding sequence ATGGTCCAGTTCACGCTGCCCAAAGGCTCCAAGCCCGAGCAAGGCAAGACGTGGGAAGGACCCAAAGAGCCCAATGGCAAGAAGGCCAAGCGGACCAAGGAATTCAAGATCTACCGCTACGATCCGGCCACGGATGCCAATCCGCGCATCGACACCTATACGGTCGATCTCGATAGCTGCGGGCCGATGGTTCTGGATGCGCTGATCAAGATCAAGAACGAGACTGATCCGACGCTGACCTTCCGCCGCTCCTGCCGCGAAGGCGTTTGCGGCTCCTGCGCCATGAATATCGATGGCGGCAACACGCTGGCCTGCACCAAGGCGATCACGGATGTCTCCGGGCCGGTGAAGGTCTATCCCTTGCCGCATCAGCCGGTGCTGAAGGATCTGGTGCCGGACCTCACCCATTTCTATGCCCAGCACGCTTCCATCAAGCCCTATCTGCAGACCAAGACAGCGGAACCGGAAGCCGAGTGGAAACAGTCGCCCGAAGAACGCGCCAAGCTCGATGGGCTTTATGAGTGCATTCTCTGCGCCTCTTGCTCGACGGCTTGCCCAAGCTATTGGTGGAACTCTGACCGCTATCTCGGCCCCGCTGCGCTTTTGCAATCCTATCGCTGGATCGCCGATAGCCGCGATGAGATGACCCCGGAGCGTCTCGATGACCTTGAGGATCCGTTCCGGCTCTATCGCTGCCACACCATCATGAACTGCGCCAACACCTGCCCGAAGGGGCTGAACCCGGCCGAGGCGATCGGCAATATCAAGCGCATGCTGGTCAAGCGCGGGGTGTGA